A stretch of the Vitis vinifera cultivar Pinot Noir 40024 chromosome 16, ASM3070453v1 genome encodes the following:
- the LOC132255284 gene encoding protein disulfide-isomerase-like, with translation MATKASICLFVLAFAFSILASSPVKISAVKDEAREFVLTLAHSNFSDIVSKHDFIVLEFYAPCHDPPVILAKVDANDEANKELASAFEIRGFPTLKILRNGGKSIEEYKGPREADGIVKYLKKQSGSVSAEIKSVEDASSLIGFENFTAVAEKFRSDYDFVHTSDAKFLPRGESSVTGPLITDGGGQLARWEDPYSTRIIKKEAATSSLKEEDTQPTWRETEIYTYHGSFSNMHSP, from the exons ATGGCGACTAAGGCTTCGATCTGCTTGTTTGTATTGGCTTTTGCCTTCTCAATCTTAGCTTCGTCTCCTGTGAAGATCTCGGCTGTGAAGGATGAAGCTAGAGAGTTCGTCCTCACTTTGGCGCACTCTAACTTCTCTGACATTGTCAGTAAGCACGACTTCATCGTCCTTGAGTTCTACGCTCCATG TCATGACCCTCCAGTTATTCTTGCCAAAGTTGATGCCAATGATGAAGCAAACAAAGAGCTTGCATCAGCATTTGAGATTAGGGGCTTCCCAACTCTTAAGATTTTGAGAAATGGAGGGAAATCTATTGAAGAGTACAAAGGTCCTCGTGAGGCTGATGGTATTGTTAAGTATCTGAAGAAACAAAGTGGTTCGGTTTCTGCTGAGATAAAATCTGTTGAAGATGCTAGTAGTCTTATC GGATTTGAGAACTTCACGGCTGTAGCTGAGAAATTTCGCTCTGACTATGATTTTGTTCATACTTCGGATGCGAAATTCCTTCCTCGTGGGGAATCATCAGTGACTGGCCCCTTGATCACGGATGGAGGGGGGCAGCTTGCAAGGTGGGAGGACCCATATTCAACACGCATAATTAAAAAGGAGGCTGCCACTTCGTCTTTAAAAGAGGAGGATACCCAGCCCACTTGGAGAGAAACAGAAATCTACACGTACCACGGGAGTTTCTCTAACATGCACAGTCCATAA